CATTGAGACCATAGAATACCGTTATCGGCAGGGCGAGGGGACGTTCCGGTGGACGATATTGATAACATTCCAACGCCTTGATATCGGCCCGCAGCACCGGCTCGAAATAGTCCATGAGTTCACGATGCGCCTTTAGTTCGGGTGGTACGCCGCCAAGACCATCAATATAGGCCCAAAAATCAGCCGATGGCAAAGTATGCCTGGGTGGTGGTGTAAGCAGCTCTGCTGCCAGCACTGACGGTGCCCCACGCCCACTACAGAACAGATGCCCTGGTGACGGTAATCTCGCCGCATCGATCCGTCTTGTTAATAGATATGCCAGGAGAGCGCCCATACTATGGCCGAATACCGCATATGGATGATCAGCCAATTCATCCTTGATTTGCTCGAATATATCATCCGCCATTTTCTCCATGTCAGTAATCAAGGGTTCACGGCTGCGACGACCATGACCGGATGGATCAAGCGTTTTCAGGGTTACAGCAGGTTTTAAGAGCGGTTCTAGATGTCGATATACCAACGAGTGACCACCAGCATAGGGCAACGCATAAAGATTCATGACTTTGTTCATCTATATAATTTAGATCCCAAGTTCAGGATGACCCAACGCTGCGTCACTGGCGTGAACGTCGTAGGGCGCTAATTTACCAACGTCCATTTTTAATACTCGATCAGCGCAATAAAAATATTTGTCATCATGGGTGGCAGCGACAATTATCCGCCCCTCCTGTCGCAGTTGTGGCAAGATTTTTTGATAAAAGTTTTTTCTAAACTGCGGATCCTGATCGGCAGCGAGTTCATCAAAAACACAAACTGGCCGATTTTCCAGAACTGCGACAATAAAGGCAAGCCGTTTCCGTTGTCCGGTGGACAGGTCACGGCTGGTAAAACGACCATCAATATATTTGGTTTTCTTTTCCAGCTCCATTAATCGCAGCAATTCATTAACTCGTTTCTCATCGACGTTTTCTAGTCCATATAGTCGATCAAACAGATAAAAATCGGAAAATATGATGGAAAATATCTCGCGGTAGCGCTGATAGTTGAATTCATCAATCCGTTGAT
The Gammaproteobacteria bacterium DNA segment above includes these coding regions:
- a CDS encoding Thioesterase domain-containing protein, with protein sequence MNKVMNLYALPYAGGHSLVYRHLEPLLKPAVTLKTLDPSGHGRRSREPLITDMEKMADDIFEQIKDELADHPYAVFGHSMGALLAYLLTRRIDAARLPSPGHLFCSGRGAPSVLAAELLTPPPRHTLPSADFWAYIDGLGGVPPELKAHRELMDYFEPVLRADIKALECYQYRPPERPLALPITVFYGLNDKEINTTSLLPWHQESQQGVTFCPLHGGHFGILEQLPMLARRLLRNLS